tctgcagacctcaaagtacaccctgtagcgagtacaactaacacagaaaatacctccccaaaacgcctcgttggagatttctcattttccaatGTTTCCTTCCTGGGTATCGCTACGTAGagatacccagtagccacgcccagagctatggccgcaccctctgccagcctttcacgaaacaaagcttcccaaacctttcagcgattcatgccggatatgtacagcgtagggcactgaagaacgctgctgttcctactttgtttggaccagcgggagattcgggtacagACCCTGCAAGTAtttattgttgtttgtgtatttatgatgtttaaaacaaacaaggtatctaccacgactgtttaaatgggtaaacgtttttcgggctgctaagttgggatcgcggagaaatgctctccgcaggcgcagacccattctcacagcgttataaacctttttctttacttcggctgtgagtgtgtgtgtgctcaggatgagtttcgcttgttcttgCTGTATTTGTTTCGCCGACACGGAAGCCCTGTCTGCTCCTCATAGCAGCTCCTCACTGCTTGTtgcttgaccaatcagagcgcaCTGGgctcacggggggggggggggggcgagctccaacaagccgtttaggacagagagtgaataccggtgaatacacatactttacagagatgctgtatgagaaaccaatgtgagtttggaaaattgcacagtataaatctattttagtatacctcaacaatggaattatgatcagtagaaatggccatgacatgggacctttaagaaaatTTCACAGATTCACATCCCTCAGTGAAATACATTATTAAAGAACGCTGACAGAATGAACGAATTACCTTGCAACATATACTCGAAAAAAATCCGCTGTTTTCTTAACTCGCAGAACTTCATTGATAACGTTTTGAATGTCTCGCCACTGGTAATAAGTCAGTATGGGGAACCGACGGTCGACGTACATCCTCATCGCCCTCCTTAGATTCACAGGCAATGCGTCCTTGCCATTTGAAcctatataattgaccttcaaGAGCCAGTCACAGTAGATTTCATATGTGACTAGATAGCGGAAAATATAGGATGCGTAGCGGTCATGTCTGGGTTTCCCTGAGCTTCTCTGGCAGTAGTGGTACAGCACAGACTCCATGTGGGGCGTGATTGAGCGGAGTTCAATGTCTGCCGTGCATTTTCCTTCACTTAATTCGGCCAGTTCATTTGCCATATCGACATTATTTGATGTATCTTTATTGTCATGTTTCTCCTCTGTTTCCTGTTCTTCTTTCTCCTTCTTGATAGACAGAACAGGAAGCTCTCCACCAGAGGGCGCCACTTCCTCTCTGGGCCCCTCAGGCTGCAGCTCTACTTTCTGCCGGAGCACGCTGTTGGGAGGAGAGGTGCAGTTTTAACTACACTCTGCACGGCCTGAGGAAACGCTTAGGCTTCACATTGTAGAACGTCACAAGACTCAGGACCTGGACCCAGGTGGGTTACTGTGCAGGTGCAACACACAGACTgtcatgtgtgtttgtttattcCAAAACAAGTCTTAAGAACTATTTGGAAGAGTTTTATAAAGCTGATCCAGACAAACCGAACAAGGGGCATGGAATCTTGGTTTCCAAAATGGTATTTGGAAGATATCTTTATTCTGTATCTGTGATTACAGATAGCAACCCAGGACAATGTCATCTATACACGCTGTGAACGTCTCCATGTGTAGTACTGGCTTCAGTCCGGTATTGTCACGTTCATACAAAGACCAAATGATATTCACTCACAAAAACCAAACAGCAAGTAGTGCTGTATGATTCAAATATAACATGTGTAATGCATTTATGTTGAGAATGTTGATAAATGTTTTGATTTGAAATGTTTAGTCAGAGGATGAAATGGTCTGGCAATACCAAATAAATCCCAGACAAGGACTTGGAGGTCATGCAGACACTTACCGTTGAATTTGAGAGCTGTTCACAACAGTCACAGTcttggcagcagcagcagcggcagcagcagaaGCGGCAGCAGCAGAAGCGGCAGCAGCAGATGCGGCAGCAGATACAGCAGCTAGCGCCTGTGGAAATCAGACAGTGTCAGATATATATCAGAAACAAACACTGGAATACTAGGTGTgtagcagggtttccgctaggattttttcttgccggtcaaatgtccgtaaaaatgttattttaccggacaaatttgaaacttaccagtcatgtttcaaaaataataataagaattgtgtagcagagtttccattagcaggtaattactggactatgaccggatatgctgatgtttaaaactcagttaatggggctcttttttatattgcttcagtttataatcgtaacagatcgaaaaattcagattcattcttcaataaatgattccacaaacaacataattattacattcaaacaaactacttgtagtagatgaagtacattattcaaaagtttacattaactttgaataataacacgggagaaacggatcctctcttttcccctctctctcccttcctctctcctgacagccgtcagtttctcatgcagctcgctaaacagagggcggggcttcaggtgatcatgcagagctccATGTCTCCgtctgactcagcagctgatctctatctctctctcgcgtccggttatacttcactcacgcttatgtccatatcgatcagatccagatAATGGTCGGCGGccaatcgatcggagcatccctaattattaccggacattttgaatttaccggtttttaatccattttaccagctaaaaaccggtaattaccggctaacggaaaccctggtgtgtaGGAGTGTTTAGCATGcaacaaaagaaaaatatgtcTTACCTCCTGTTTCCTTTTGTTCTCTGACGCCTGATTGGCCTCACCAAACTTTTTCGTTAGACGGTTTATCTTGGCCTAAACAAACAGTAGAGAGGAAGGCACTTAACTACATAGCACTAACCAGCAAAATAGCATCTTACACTACTGTGTGTGTAAATGTAGGTTTACTTAACAATGTTACAGTCTACTTACTTGGAGTGTGTTAATGGCGGTTTGGTGTTTAGTAGCACACTCGATCTTGTCTACTCTTTCCTTCAGCTCTTGGAAATGTTTATCATAAAGGCTCTGCTCCAAGGCCTTCAACCGCTCTTCTACAAGATGCTGCACAATCTGGAAAACAATATTAGAGAAAGGGGTTAAAAGGCATAATTAAGTAAAGATGTATCCATTGGTTTCCAAGGAAAGTTCACTTTGACTGAAGAGAAAACATGATGTGTATCAGGGTAGGTGCAAACCTTTTCAAGTTTATCGTGACTGCCAGCCTTTGTAGTAAATTTAAATTCCAGTTGTGCCTCCAACTCCTCACGCTCCACTTTGGGTCTCTTCCCCTCACGTTTCACGGCTTCTACATCATTTTGAGATCCCTCTGATAAAGTGCGCTTCAGTCCGGAGGTGGAGCCCTTTTCCTCTTGCACTTTGGGAAATTAAGGAAAAAGAGATCTGTTATTCGATGTGAGCTTTTAATTTCCCTAAATACTTTATATTGATTTGCTTTCTGGCACTTATCTATTTTAAGGATGTCTCAGTCACCCTATGCAAAACTTATTTCTAAAACATATATCCAGGCTTCGGATTGTAGACAACACATATTTAACAGAAAGCCTTTCCATTGCCTTACATTCCAAGTCTACAATGGTACAAGAACAAGGTCTGCatttatacaataataaatgacaTGTCTAATATAACTGCTTGTGGTTCATACCCTATATCAATGTAGAGAAATTATCTTGAAGCTATCAGGAAGATTGGTGCAATTCGCTCTCTCATACCTGTATTAGATGGTGGAGTGGAAGATGGCCGAgatgtttttttggtttttccaACATCAGTTTTTTCCTTTTTGGtctctactttcactatatCCACATCCATCTTTTCCTCATTCATTGATCCTTTCTTAGCAGCCTCCTTTTCACCCTTTACGTTTTTCCCATTCTCCTTTTCACCCTTTACGTTTTTCCCATTCTCCTTTTCAACCTTTCCTTTCTTCCCATCCTCCTTTTCAACCTTTACTTTTTTCCCATCATCCTTTTTGACATCCTTGTCTTGTTTTATATTGTTGGAAGAGGAAGCTGGTTGAGATGAGGAAGGAGAAGTATTTGGGGAATCAGAAGTGGTAGTTTTGGGGCAAGAAGGCTTTTCAACCTTCGTTTTGGTTGTGGGCGCCTCAGTGTCCTTGGCCTTTGTAGTGTCTGTATCCATTGGATCTGTGCAGTTAGATCCTGGAGGGGGCAAACATGGAGCCAAACCTTCAACCGAATCCTTTTGCAAATCCTTAGCGGGGTCCTTTGTTGTAGTTTTGTCATCCTGGCGAAGAACAAAATAAACCATTGGTTACTTACTTGATTTTTGGATTCTCAATCTATCCACACCTCAACATTAACGTTGGTTGTCTGAGCAAAATCTTGAATAAAGCCCTATGAGACAATGTCGGGGAAAAAACGTAAGCATTTACCTCTTCCTTTTCCAGGGCCGGTGTCACCTCAGATTCTTTTTCCTTGTTTTCCTTAGATTCTGCAGAGGATACTGGAACGGATTCCTTTGATGAGGACAAAGACGAACCTTTCTTGGACTTTTCCTCCTCAATCTTTTTGAGTTCTAAGTTCAAGGAGTGGAATGGAGATGTGGAAGGACTACACATTTCATCC
Above is a window of Pseudochaenichthys georgianus chromosome 1, fPseGeo1.2, whole genome shotgun sequence DNA encoding:
- the atf7ip gene encoding activating transcription factor 7-interacting protein 1 isoform X2; translation: MELVVTEEKKKIFRARKTMKISDRQQLETLHSTLLTAAAGMSETASPPLMNGTHKEDGQKAGSKEPSNASDSGSPQAASPASPSTFLSLNLSPSPSSSQSSKAKDEMCSPSTSPFHSLNLELKKIEEEKSKKGSSLSSSKESVPVSSAESKENKEKESEVTPALEKEEDDKTTTKDPAKDLQKDSVEGLAPCLPPPGSNCTDPMDTDTTKAKDTEAPTTKTKVEKPSCPKTTTSDSPNTSPSSSQPASSSNNIKQDKDVKKDDGKKVKVEKEDGKKGKVEKENGKNVKGEKENGKNVKGEKEAAKKGSMNEEKMDVDIVKVETKKEKTDVGKTKKTSRPSSTPPSNTVQEEKGSTSGLKRTLSEGSQNDVEAVKREGKRPKVEREELEAQLEFKFTTKAGSHDKLEKIVQHLVEERLKALEQSLYDKHFQELKERVDKIECATKHQTAINTLQAKINRLTKKFGEANQASENKRKQEALAAVSAAASAAAASAAAASAAAAAAAAKTVTVVNSSQIQRVLRQKVELQPEGPREEVAPSGGELPVLSIKKEKEEQETEEKHDNKDTSNNVDMANELAELSEGKCTADIELRSITPHMESVLYHYCQRSSGKPRHDRYASYIFRYLVTYEIYCDWLLKVNYIGSNGKDALPVNLRRAMRMYVDRRFPILTYYQWRDIQNVINEVLRVKKTADFFRVYVARPVRTSMELKQIQTTTSPSTGGLIHTPTSTAMVSQAPILQLITTTSNAGSTLTGGITTQSSTGTLLKTPSGSSMMAAGQPLLIQLPLSMTNGQGGMLVNIPVSSLSAATSHSKAKTTTTTTTFILKPASAITTSSASGPTVATVPSFQASTGMVSPTQISIARALFQGGAGGITTPNAGVSVTTARAPAQSVSVAGAMSSASSPATSGPAATGSTAPGPPQGTSLTSKTDNQATVSTPSKAAAPGSRPKGSVIDLTEDDDDVQVTGVKNATAAAPSPTQRPNPVLSTPSSAGARSSPQSNPQLTVHHRPPLDSPLKSRAVTTTTPTRGSIAVLPPLPAAPALARLPPEAERSSPPQQPQLKLVPSQTGIVLSWCVSETDRTCAAVDSYHLYAFHQDNSNSGAAQQHWKKIGEVKALPLPMACTLTQFQSGSTYHFAVRAKDICGRFGSFCEPQCTNVINSNSS
- the atf7ip gene encoding activating transcription factor 7-interacting protein 1 isoform X1, whose amino-acid sequence is MELVVTEEKKKIFRARKTMKISDRQQLETLHSTLLTAAAGMSETASPPLMNGTHKEDGQKAGSKEPSNASDSGSPQAASPASPSTFLSLNLSPSPSSSQSSKAKDEMCSPSTSPFHSLNLELKKIEEEKSKKGSSLSSSKESVPVSSAESKENKEKESEVTPALEKEEDDKTTTKDPAKDLQKDSVEGLAPCLPPPGSNCTDPMDTDTTKAKDTEAPTTKTKVEKPSCPKTTTSDSPNTSPSSSQPASSSNNIKQDKDVKKDDGKKVKVEKEDGKKGKVEKENGKNVKGEKENGKNVKGEKEAAKKGSMNEEKMDVDIVKVETKKEKTDVGKTKKTSRPSSTPPSNTVQEEKGSTSGLKRTLSEGSQNDVEAVKREGKRPKVEREELEAQLEFKFTTKAGSHDKLEKIVQHLVEERLKALEQSLYDKHFQELKERVDKIECATKHQTAINTLQAKINRLTKKFGEANQASENKRKQEALAAVSAAASAAAASAAAASAAAAAAAAKTVTVVNSSQIQRVLRQKVELQPEGPREEVAPSGGELPVLSIKKEKEEQETEEKHDNKDTSNNVDMANELAELSEGKCTADIELRSITPHMESVLYHYCQRSSGKPRHDRYASYIFRYLVTYEIYCDWLLKVNYIGSNGKDALPVNLRRAMRMYVDRRFPILTYYQWRDIQNVINEVLRVKKTADFFRVYVARPVRTSMELKQIQTTTSPSTGANPFLLASTTGLIHTPTSTAMVSQAPILQLITTTSNAGSTLTGGITTQSSTGTLLKTPSGSSMMAAGQPLLIQLPLSMTNGQGGMLVNIPVSSLSAATSHSKAKTTTTTTTFILKPASAITTSSASGPTVATVPSFQASTGMVSPTQISIARALFQGGAGGITTPNAGVSVTTARAPAQSVSVAGAMSSASSPATSGPAATGSTAPGPPQGTSLTSKTDNQATVSTPSKAAAPGSRPKGSVIDLTEDDDDVQVTGVKNATAAAPSPTQRPNPVLSTPSSAGARSSPQSNPQLTVHHRPPLDSPLKSRAVTTTTPTRGSIAVLPPLPAAPALARLPPEAERSSPPQQPQLKLVPSQTGIVLSWCVSETDRTCAAVDSYHLYAFHQDNSNSGAAQQHWKKIGEVKALPLPMACTLTQFQSGSTYHFAVRAKDICGRFGSFCEPQCTNVINSNSS